A single Nitrosospira multiformis ATCC 25196 DNA region contains:
- the argF gene encoding ornithine carbamoyltransferase has product MQIKHFLQFNDFSREEFEYLFERTRWIKQEFKQYRRYWPLEDRTLAMIFDKHSTRTRLSFEAGMHQLGGAAIYLSTRDTQLGRGEPVEDAARVISRMVDIVMIRTHEHDIVRRFAAHSRVPVINGLTDEYHPCQIIGDIFTFIEHHGSITGKTVAWIGDSNNVCNTWLQAAEVFDFNVHVSTPRGYEVEPERAGLYGTSHYEEFADPHEAVKGADLVTTDVWTSMGFEAETEERKRDFADFRVDAEMMSHTRKDALFMHCLPAHRGEEVAAEVIDGPQSVVWDEAENRLHTQKALIEYLLLGRLDNA; this is encoded by the coding sequence ATGCAGATCAAGCATTTCTTACAGTTCAACGATTTTTCCCGGGAGGAATTCGAGTATCTGTTCGAGCGCACGCGCTGGATCAAGCAGGAGTTCAAGCAATACCGACGCTACTGGCCCCTGGAAGACCGTACTCTGGCCATGATCTTTGACAAGCATTCAACCCGCACCAGGCTTTCGTTTGAGGCGGGCATGCACCAGTTGGGCGGGGCGGCGATCTATCTTTCCACTCGTGATACCCAGTTGGGGCGCGGCGAGCCGGTCGAAGATGCGGCCCGGGTGATTTCGCGGATGGTGGATATCGTCATGATCCGTACCCATGAGCATGATATCGTCAGGCGGTTTGCGGCGCATTCGCGTGTTCCGGTCATTAATGGACTGACCGATGAATATCACCCCTGCCAGATCATTGGGGATATTTTTACGTTCATCGAGCACCATGGCAGCATTACCGGCAAGACGGTGGCGTGGATAGGGGACTCCAACAACGTTTGCAATACGTGGCTTCAGGCAGCGGAAGTATTCGATTTCAACGTCCATGTCTCCACTCCGCGAGGCTACGAAGTGGAGCCGGAACGGGCCGGTCTTTACGGGACAAGCCACTATGAGGAGTTTGCGGATCCACATGAGGCAGTAAAAGGTGCAGACCTCGTTACCACGGACGTCTGGACCAGCATGGGATTCGAGGCCGAAACCGAGGAGCGAAAAAGGGATTTTGCGGATTTTCGGGTGGATGCGGAAATGATGTCGCACACCCGCAAGGATGCGTTGTTCATGCATTGCCTGCCTGCTCATCGCGGGGAGGAAGTGGCGGCGGAAGTGATAGACGGACCGCAATCGGTGGTATGGGATGAAGCGGAGAACCGGCTGCATACGCAAAAGGCGCTGATTGAATACCTGTTGCTGGGAAGACTGGATAACGCCTGA
- a CDS encoding aspartate aminotransferase family protein, translated as MSNLMNTYLRLPVTFARGEGVWLWDEEGKRYLDALAGVAVCGLGHCHPALAKALCDQAGTLIHTSNLYHIRKQEQLGTRLTALSGMDNAFFCNSGAEANEAAIKLARLYGHGKNIDLPTIIVMEKSFHGRTMATLTASGNRKVQAGFEPLLTGFARVPYNDLEAVAQVAEHNKNVVAILVEPYQGEGGVNVPQANYLQGLRHLCNQNGWLLMLDEVQCGIGRTGNWFAFQYSGITPDVVTLAKGLGSGVPIGACLAKGIAANVFKPGNHASTFGGNPLACSAALTTLEVIEKEDLLRNAMEVGDFMRSLFKAQLADLPEVIEIRGQGLMIGIELSKPCGELVKEALKKGLLINVTSDKVVRLLPPLVIQRSEAEQVVNILSPIVKEFLAA; from the coding sequence ATGTCGAATTTGATGAACACTTACCTGCGCCTGCCCGTTACATTTGCGAGGGGGGAAGGGGTGTGGTTATGGGACGAGGAGGGCAAGCGCTATCTCGATGCGCTTGCGGGAGTAGCGGTATGCGGGCTGGGGCATTGCCACCCGGCGCTGGCAAAGGCCCTTTGCGACCAGGCAGGTACCCTTATCCATACTTCCAATCTCTACCATATCAGGAAGCAGGAACAACTAGGAACGAGATTGACCGCGCTTTCAGGCATGGACAATGCATTTTTCTGCAATTCAGGGGCGGAAGCCAATGAGGCAGCGATCAAGCTCGCGAGGTTGTATGGACATGGGAAGAATATCGATTTGCCGACTATTATCGTCATGGAAAAATCCTTCCACGGACGTACCATGGCGACCCTGACCGCAAGTGGCAACCGCAAGGTGCAGGCTGGCTTCGAGCCGCTCCTCACCGGTTTTGCGCGGGTTCCCTATAATGATCTCGAGGCAGTGGCACAGGTTGCGGAACACAACAAGAACGTCGTTGCTATCCTGGTTGAACCTTACCAGGGGGAGGGGGGGGTCAATGTGCCGCAGGCAAATTATCTGCAAGGTCTCCGCCACCTCTGTAACCAGAACGGCTGGCTGCTGATGCTGGATGAAGTACAGTGCGGAATCGGCCGCACCGGCAACTGGTTCGCTTTTCAATACAGCGGCATCACGCCCGATGTCGTCACGCTCGCCAAAGGCCTGGGATCGGGCGTGCCGATTGGGGCCTGCCTGGCGAAAGGTATCGCGGCAAATGTCTTCAAGCCAGGCAATCATGCCTCCACTTTCGGTGGAAACCCGCTTGCCTGCAGTGCTGCGCTCACCACGCTCGAAGTAATCGAGAAAGAAGATCTGCTGCGCAATGCAATGGAAGTGGGCGATTTCATGCGCAGTCTGTTCAAGGCGCAATTGGCGGATTTGCCGGAGGTCATTGAAATTCGCGGCCAGGGCCTGATGATAGGCATCGAGCTTTCGAAACCGTGTGGTGAACTGGTGAAGGAAGCTTTGAAAAAAGGCCTTCTCATCAATGTAACCTCCGACAAGGTCGTGCGTCTGCTACCGCCGCTGGTGATTCAACGCAGCGAGGCTGAGCAGGTAGTCAACATTTTATCTCCCATTGTGAAGGAATTTCTGGCAGCTTGA
- a CDS encoding YajQ family cyclic di-GMP-binding protein: MPSFDIVSEVDKQEVRNAIDQVNKEVGTRFDFKGSDARVEQADYTLTVFADDEFKLDQVFDILTTKLAKRNVDVRSLDKGQVEKISGNKVKQLVTVKTGVESELAKKIIRLIKDSKLKVQGSIQGETVRVSGAKRDTLQEAIQLVKKSVTDFPLQFQNFRD, from the coding sequence ATGCCATCATTCGATATCGTTTCCGAAGTCGACAAGCAGGAAGTTAGAAACGCGATTGACCAGGTGAATAAGGAAGTGGGCACGCGTTTCGACTTCAAGGGTTCTGACGCCCGCGTGGAACAGGCGGATTATACCCTTACTGTTTTTGCCGATGATGAATTCAAGCTGGACCAGGTATTCGACATTCTGACCACCAAACTGGCCAAGCGGAATGTCGATGTGCGCTCCCTGGACAAGGGTCAGGTGGAAAAAATCAGCGGCAACAAGGTGAAGCAGCTCGTTACGGTAAAAACCGGCGTGGAAAGTGAGTTGGCTAAAAAAATTATCAGGCTCATCAAGGACAGTAAACTCAAGGTCCAAGGCAGCATTCAGGGGGAGACTGTGCGCGTTTCAGGCGCAAAGCGGGATACCTTGCAAGAGGCCATCCAATTGGTCAAGAAATCGGTCACGGATTTTCCCCTGCAATTCCAGAATTTTCGCGATTGA
- a CDS encoding DUF3619 family protein, whose protein sequence is MSETDVGRGVARLLDRGLDDLKQGTLNRLQSARRASLENYHVAETVVQLGRSGQVVSSRGGHHGHSRVGKLLSVITLLLALAGAIYWQNLQQSDENEEIEIMLLVDDLPIDAYLDDEFGEWLNQS, encoded by the coding sequence ATGAGTGAAACTGATGTAGGGAGGGGAGTAGCGCGGTTGCTGGATCGCGGACTCGATGACCTCAAGCAGGGTACATTGAATCGTCTTCAGTCTGCGCGCAGGGCTTCTCTGGAAAATTACCATGTGGCGGAAACAGTCGTCCAGCTTGGCCGGAGCGGGCAGGTCGTTTCATCGCGAGGGGGGCATCATGGTCATTCGCGAGTTGGCAAGTTGTTATCGGTGATAACATTATTGCTGGCTTTGGCGGGTGCCATTTATTGGCAGAATTTGCAGCAGAGTGATGAGAATGAGGAAATCGAGATAATGCTGCTCGTGGATGATCTGCCGATAGATGCCTATCTGGACGATGAGTTCGGTGAATGGTTAAATCAGTCATAG
- a CDS encoding FecR family protein encodes MPGVIRDRWWLPFVVHGSIVAIAVGLGLLSWFIAKPITTRLHETIPGQRLTVLVTPDIAISLDADSSVAVTNTEPSGIELLRGNAFFDVRGSQPGKLNLKVGATYIRDTGTRFSVNKRAAGGSVAVANGQVEILVKTGTYLVGAHERADFDGVHVTGQRVIADAEVAPWRQADRY; translated from the coding sequence ATGCCCGGCGTGATTCGCGACCGGTGGTGGCTACCGTTCGTGGTACATGGCTCTATCGTAGCTATCGCCGTAGGGCTCGGCCTGTTATCCTGGTTCATTGCCAAGCCGATTACTACACGCCTCCATGAAACCATTCCCGGCCAGCGGCTCACCGTTCTTGTAACGCCCGATATCGCCATCAGTCTCGATGCCGACAGCAGTGTTGCTGTCACCAATACGGAACCCAGCGGGATTGAACTGTTGCGGGGCAACGCCTTCTTTGATGTCAGGGGCAGCCAGCCCGGAAAACTGAATCTGAAGGTGGGAGCCACTTATATCAGGGACACCGGCACCCGTTTCAGCGTCAACAAGCGCGCCGCTGGCGGCAGCGTTGCGGTAGCGAATGGACAGGTGGAGATCCTGGTTAAGACCGGAACTTACCTCGTAGGCGCGCACGAGCGCGCGGATTTTGATGGTGTCCACGTTACCGGCCAGAGGGTGATTGCGGATGCCGAGGTGGCCCCCTGGCGCCAAGCTGACCGGTACTGA
- a CDS encoding ExbD/TolR family protein, whose product MAFGSMNSSNRPLPMAEINVVPLVDVMLVLLVIFIITAPLLTHSVKIDLPKASSSPNITQPDHVEFALRDDSTLYWNGESVTMDQLPPRFTEAVGQNPNIELHIRADKHVHYEHVAQVMSIAAKAGLVRIGFVTDPSQK is encoded by the coding sequence ATGGCATTCGGCAGCATGAACAGCAGTAACCGGCCGCTCCCCATGGCTGAAATCAACGTCGTACCCCTGGTGGACGTGATGCTGGTACTACTGGTGATTTTTATCATTACGGCGCCGTTGCTCACGCATTCCGTTAAAATCGACCTGCCCAAGGCATCCAGCAGTCCAAACATCACTCAACCGGATCATGTGGAATTCGCCTTGCGTGACGACTCCACTCTTTACTGGAACGGTGAATCGGTTACAATGGATCAACTGCCTCCGCGCTTCACTGAAGCGGTAGGGCAAAATCCCAATATCGAGCTTCATATCCGCGCCGACAAACATGTCCACTACGAGCATGTAGCGCAGGTGATGTCTATTGCAGCAAAGGCGGGACTGGTGCGAATAGGTTTCGTTACCGACCCTTCACAAAAATAA
- a CDS encoding aminotransferase class I/II-fold pyridoxal phosphate-dependent enzyme: MKRPVSRILVINDEKLILKELIKGLNAAARSLENPLGITFLGVTTAREALQAIQDDGDIQSVLVDDTLYTLKNGEKGSRILQMTALKLVQEITRFRPELDIYILIAQEKEDEVVDALFSETVDGYFYREERDYRGMYRILNAQLQEKARTPFYDQLKSYVLMAKDAWHTPGHSSGDSLRDSPWASDFYQFIGEHIFRADLSVSVPMLDSLMEPSGVIAEAQKIAAKAFGARRTFFATNGTSTANKVIFQTLLAPGEKLLLDRNCHKSVHHGVVLSGAHPIYLNSSVNKKFGVYGPVPKQTLFRAIEEHPDAQALILTSCTYDGFRYDLPPIIEAAHAKGIKVIIDEAWYGFARFHPAFRPTALEAGADYATQSTHKVLSAFSQSSMIHINDPEFNEHLFRENFNMHTSTSPQYSMIASLDVARKQVVMEGYKLLSRTLELAKEVREQINSTGVFRVLELTDLLPDEVKNDNIQLDSTKVTVDISHCGFTVEDLVRELFERYNIQVEKSTFNTLTLLLTIGTTRSKVSRLYDALMRIAREGRAPRRLYQIPELPGFTELKYLPRDAFYCGGEIVPLLDEQERINDSLKGKVCADQITPYPPGIPVLVPGQTITSGVVQYLVSMLRSQKRVEVHGIVYDGYLPCLRLLSDVEEKSLKKLAK; the protein is encoded by the coding sequence ATGAAGAGACCGGTAAGCAGAATTCTCGTTATCAATGATGAAAAACTGATACTCAAGGAGCTCATAAAGGGATTGAACGCCGCGGCCAGATCCCTTGAGAACCCTCTGGGAATCACGTTTTTGGGGGTCACTACTGCGCGGGAGGCGCTGCAGGCCATTCAGGATGATGGCGACATTCAGTCCGTGCTGGTGGACGATACGCTCTATACGCTGAAAAATGGCGAGAAGGGCTCCCGCATCCTGCAAATGACGGCGCTGAAACTGGTGCAGGAAATAACCCGTTTCCGCCCCGAGCTGGATATCTATATCCTGATCGCGCAGGAGAAAGAGGATGAGGTGGTGGATGCGCTGTTTTCTGAAACCGTGGATGGTTATTTCTATCGGGAAGAGCGTGATTACCGGGGCATGTACCGGATTTTGAATGCCCAGCTTCAGGAAAAAGCGCGCACGCCTTTTTACGATCAACTCAAAAGTTATGTATTGATGGCAAAGGATGCCTGGCATACACCTGGGCATTCTTCAGGCGATTCGTTGCGGGACAGTCCCTGGGCCAGCGATTTCTACCAGTTTATCGGCGAGCATATTTTTCGCGCAGATCTGTCGGTGTCGGTGCCCATGCTCGATTCGCTCATGGAACCTTCCGGGGTCATTGCCGAAGCGCAGAAGATTGCGGCAAAGGCGTTTGGCGCGCGCCGCACTTTTTTTGCCACAAATGGCACTTCCACCGCCAACAAGGTGATATTCCAGACGTTGCTCGCTCCTGGCGAAAAGCTGCTGCTGGATCGGAACTGCCATAAATCGGTTCATCACGGAGTCGTGCTATCCGGCGCCCATCCCATCTATCTCAACTCCTCGGTAAACAAGAAATTCGGGGTTTATGGGCCGGTGCCCAAGCAGACACTGTTCAGGGCAATCGAAGAACATCCCGATGCCCAGGCGCTCATACTCACGAGTTGCACCTATGATGGTTTCCGCTATGACCTGCCTCCGATCATAGAGGCCGCGCATGCCAAAGGCATCAAGGTGATCATCGATGAAGCCTGGTACGGGTTCGCCCGCTTTCATCCGGCTTTCCGTCCCACCGCCCTGGAAGCAGGCGCAGATTATGCTACTCAAAGTACACACAAGGTGCTGTCGGCTTTTTCCCAGTCCAGCATGATTCATATCAATGATCCCGAATTCAACGAGCATCTGTTTCGGGAAAATTTCAACATGCATACTTCCACCAGCCCGCAGTACAGCATGATTGCAAGTCTCGACGTGGCGCGCAAACAGGTGGTGATGGAGGGATACAAGCTATTGTCGCGCACGCTGGAGCTGGCGAAGGAAGTACGTGAGCAAATCAATTCGACCGGCGTGTTTCGCGTACTGGAACTGACGGATCTGCTGCCTGACGAGGTGAAGAACGACAATATCCAGCTCGATTCGACCAAGGTCACCGTCGATATTTCGCATTGTGGCTTTACGGTGGAAGATTTGGTCCGGGAACTGTTCGAGCGATATAACATTCAGGTGGAAAAATCCACTTTCAATACGCTCACTCTGCTGCTGACCATCGGTACCACGCGCAGCAAGGTATCGCGCCTTTACGATGCTCTCATGCGCATCGCACGCGAGGGCAGGGCGCCCCGCAGACTCTACCAGATCCCGGAGCTTCCGGGATTTACTGAATTGAAGTATCTGCCGCGGGATGCCTTTTACTGCGGCGGCGAGATCGTTCCGTTGCTCGACGAGCAGGAGCGGATAAATGATAGCCTGAAAGGGAAGGTCTGCGCGGATCAGATCACGCCTTACCCCCCGGGTATTCCGGTCCTGGTGCCAGGCCAGACCATCACGTCCGGGGTGGTGCAATATCTAGTCAGCATGCTACGATCGCAGAAACGGGTGGAAGTGCACGGGATCGTTTATGACGGCTATCTGCCGTGTTTGAGGCTGTTGAGCGACGTCGAGGAAAAGAGCTTGAAAAAGCTTGCAAAATAG
- a CDS encoding redoxin domain-containing protein, whose translation MALVLMFFLGAVDIVAAAESIRPFTSGSLKQVLASRANKPFILVLWSLDCQYCPTELKMLSELEKSHPGLDVVLIATDTVDDMPQLADRAGNYGTAKFEQWVFAEDMPERLRQEIDGRWYGEVPRTYFYDQKHQRTVKMGLINKSLVEEWLARNAVDTANGKQNGKY comes from the coding sequence ATGGCACTCGTACTGATGTTCTTCCTCGGTGCTGTCGACATTGTCGCCGCAGCGGAAAGTATTCGCCCTTTTACATCGGGGAGTCTCAAGCAGGTGCTTGCATCCCGGGCGAACAAACCTTTCATCCTCGTCCTCTGGTCTCTCGACTGCCAGTATTGCCCCACCGAACTCAAAATGCTAAGCGAGCTTGAAAAGAGTCACCCCGGGCTGGATGTGGTACTGATTGCTACCGACACGGTCGATGATATGCCTCAACTCGCCGACCGGGCGGGAAACTATGGAACGGCCAAATTCGAACAATGGGTTTTCGCAGAGGATATGCCGGAACGCCTGCGCCAGGAAATCGATGGCCGCTGGTACGGCGAAGTGCCGCGGACCTATTTCTATGATCAGAAACACCAGCGCACGGTCAAGATGGGCCTGATCAACAAGTCGCTCGTCGAGGAATGGCTGGCGCGAAATGCCGTCGATACCGCGAACGGAAAGCAGAATGGAAAGTATTGA
- a CDS encoding type 1 glutamine amidotransferase, which translates to MKPVAIFRHFPIEGPGYLATFLDRHAIPWQLIKIDAGESVPGDAGQFGGLVFMGGPMSVNDDLPWIRNELSLIRQAVANNIPVLGHCLGGQLMAKALGGGVSKSRVKEIGWGEASTADNQPAREWFGDLSKCEVFHWHGEIFTIPDNATLLLSSPWCKNQAFTLDNKHLGLQCHVEMTEEMVKDWCTHGAAEIASSPGPAVQAAEAMQTNLSVRISRLQCVADKLYERWIKGIRFN; encoded by the coding sequence ATGAAGCCGGTCGCAATCTTCAGGCATTTTCCAATCGAAGGGCCAGGCTATTTAGCCACGTTTCTCGATCGCCATGCCATTCCCTGGCAACTCATAAAAATCGATGCCGGTGAAAGTGTACCTGGCGATGCCGGGCAATTCGGCGGCTTGGTATTCATGGGGGGCCCGATGAGTGTAAATGACGATTTGCCTTGGATCAGAAATGAACTCTCGTTGATTCGCCAGGCAGTGGCAAACAATATTCCTGTATTGGGGCACTGCCTCGGTGGTCAATTAATGGCGAAGGCACTGGGAGGAGGAGTTTCCAAAAGCCGGGTCAAGGAAATCGGCTGGGGTGAGGCGAGCACTGCCGACAACCAGCCAGCTCGGGAATGGTTTGGAGATCTGTCAAAGTGCGAAGTGTTCCACTGGCATGGCGAGATTTTCACTATCCCGGATAACGCCACACTGCTGCTTTCCAGTCCCTGGTGCAAAAATCAGGCGTTCACTCTGGATAATAAGCACTTGGGATTGCAGTGCCATGTGGAAATGACCGAAGAGATGGTGAAAGACTGGTGCACCCACGGGGCGGCAGAAATTGCCTCGAGCCCCGGCCCTGCGGTCCAGGCCGCAGAGGCAATGCAAACAAACTTGTCTGTCCGAATATCGCGGTTGCAGTGTGTAGCCGACAAGCTCTATGAGCGCTGGATCAAGGGGATCAGGTTCAATTGA
- a CDS encoding RNA polymerase sigma factor — translation MATKQEFSNFLAEIERRAYKQALFAIRDEHLALDIVQDSMMKLVEKYSAKPLEELPLLFQRILQNTIRDFYRRQKTRSLWTTLFSAFIPSDHEKESEDFDLLETLQSDPSSSKVNDPHQQLEQSQLINLLERAIETLPARQREAFLLRYWEEMDVMETAKIMGCSEGSVKTHCSRATHTLAAMLKKHGIGL, via the coding sequence CTGGCTACAAAACAGGAATTTTCGAATTTTCTGGCTGAAATCGAACGGCGCGCCTACAAGCAAGCTTTGTTTGCCATACGCGATGAACATCTTGCCCTGGATATTGTTCAGGATTCGATGATGAAGCTTGTCGAGAAGTATTCGGCCAAACCGCTGGAAGAATTACCTCTCCTGTTTCAACGCATCCTGCAAAATACCATCCGGGATTTTTATCGTCGACAGAAAACGCGTTCACTGTGGACGACGCTGTTTTCAGCATTCATTCCTTCCGATCATGAAAAGGAAAGCGAAGATTTCGATCTGCTGGAAACTTTGCAATCCGACCCGTCATCATCTAAGGTTAATGACCCCCACCAACAACTCGAACAGTCGCAACTTATCAATCTGCTCGAGAGGGCTATTGAAACCCTGCCAGCACGTCAACGCGAGGCTTTTCTACTGCGTTACTGGGAGGAAATGGATGTTATGGAAACTGCAAAAATCATGGGGTGCTCCGAGGGGAGTGTGAAAACGCACTGTTCCCGTGCAACTCATACACTTGCCGCAATGTTGAAAAAACATGGAATTGGGCTATGA
- a CDS encoding MotA/TolQ/ExbB proton channel family protein: MQTGLGFSNFLAQLDGVGMTVLILLLALSVASWYLILTKGISNIMAGKRADAFLKRFWSAGSLQEVNSTLKEDADDNAFAQLARLAMNAAADSEKHGLQNLAAAGGASEFITRVLRNGLDQEAAQVENGLTVIASAGSAAPYIGLFGTVWGIYHALIQIGLSGQGTLDKVAGPVGEALIMTALGLAVAIPAVLAYNTFGRRNRIWLARLDAFAHDLFVLITVGTKTGGAPGDERSLRVVTPLISPAAAPGERRL; encoded by the coding sequence ATGCAAACAGGTCTCGGATTTTCAAATTTTCTGGCGCAGCTCGACGGCGTCGGTATGACGGTGCTCATACTGCTGCTTGCACTCTCTGTAGCAAGCTGGTATCTCATCCTGACCAAGGGTATCTCCAATATCATGGCGGGAAAGCGGGCTGACGCCTTTCTCAAGCGCTTCTGGAGCGCGGGGTCGTTGCAAGAAGTAAATTCGACGCTGAAAGAGGACGCCGATGACAACGCCTTTGCGCAACTTGCCCGATTGGCAATGAACGCGGCCGCCGATTCGGAGAAACACGGATTGCAAAATCTCGCTGCAGCGGGGGGCGCGAGCGAATTCATCACCCGCGTACTGCGCAATGGTCTCGACCAGGAAGCAGCACAGGTGGAAAATGGTCTCACCGTGATCGCATCCGCGGGTTCGGCGGCACCCTATATCGGATTGTTTGGCACGGTATGGGGCATCTATCACGCCTTGATCCAGATTGGATTATCCGGCCAAGGAACGCTGGACAAGGTAGCAGGTCCCGTGGGAGAAGCGTTGATCATGACAGCGCTCGGGCTGGCAGTGGCAATTCCCGCGGTTTTGGCCTATAACACATTTGGACGGCGCAATCGCATCTGGCTGGCACGACTCGATGCCTTTGCCCATGATCTTTTCGTCCTGATCACGGTTGGAACAAAAACAGGCGGGGCTCCCGGTGACGAGCGTTCCTTGCGGGTGGTTACCCCGCTGATTTCCCCGGCAGCGGCACCGGGCGAAAGGAGGCTGTAA
- a CDS encoding energy transducer TonB produces MTFKHSSISLSGLVFVVVIHAGLLYFLFKQQLIPPPEQLATLMVNFIPSPQPKEEAKPETPPPPPKPKPKPVKKPQPQQLVAKAPPLSESEPVAPPPPPEPALEAEPEAEPEPVVEAAPAPQMPAGPVSLSSELSVACPHLNAPTYPALSKRLGEEGKLVLRVELDEKGYVDVAHVVNSSGFKRLDEAAMAAVKTWRCTPTVRNGQPVRAVALQPFNFVLQGD; encoded by the coding sequence ATGACCTTCAAGCACAGCAGCATATCCTTGTCTGGCCTGGTGTTCGTCGTTGTGATCCACGCCGGATTGCTTTATTTCCTGTTCAAGCAACAGTTGATTCCCCCGCCGGAACAATTAGCGACACTGATGGTAAATTTCATTCCTTCGCCCCAGCCGAAGGAAGAGGCCAAGCCTGAAACGCCACCTCCTCCGCCCAAGCCCAAGCCTAAACCTGTAAAGAAACCGCAACCGCAGCAACTCGTTGCAAAAGCGCCCCCATTGTCCGAGAGTGAGCCAGTCGCCCCGCCTCCCCCGCCGGAACCGGCACTCGAAGCCGAGCCTGAAGCCGAACCCGAACCGGTAGTGGAAGCAGCTCCTGCGCCGCAAATGCCGGCTGGTCCGGTTTCACTTTCCTCGGAATTATCAGTCGCGTGCCCCCACTTGAATGCACCGACTTACCCGGCACTTTCGAAACGGCTGGGTGAAGAAGGAAAGCTCGTGCTAAGAGTGGAACTGGATGAAAAAGGATACGTCGATGTGGCACACGTAGTGAACAGCAGCGGTTTCAAACGGTTGGACGAAGCTGCCATGGCCGCTGTCAAAACCTGGCGCTGCACACCCACCGTACGCAATGGTCAACCGGTGCGGGCTGTTGCCCTGCAACCCTTCAACTTTGTACTCCAAGGAGATTAA
- a CDS encoding argininosuccinate synthase: protein MNVAQIKKVVLAFSGGLDTSVILKWLQDTYRCEVVTFTADIGQGEEVEPARAKAKQLGVREIFIDDLREEFVRDFVFPMFRANTLYEGEYLLGTSIARPLIAKRQIEIARETGADAVSHGATGKGNDQVRFELGYYALQPDIRVIAPWREWDLTSREKLLKYAEQHGIPVEMKKKEGSPYSMDANLLHISYEGRILEDPAQEPEESMWRWSVSPEKAPDSPEYLDLEFRQGDIVALDGEELSPARLLARLNELGGKHGIGRLDLVENRYVGMKSRGCYETPGGTIMLRAHRAMESITLDREVAHLKDELMPRYAELIYNGYWWSPERRMMQTMIDASQAHVNGWVRVKLYKGNVIVVGRDSKTDSLFDPHIATFEDDQGAYNQMDAAGFIKLNALRMRIAANLRNRK from the coding sequence GTGAATGTCGCTCAGATTAAAAAAGTAGTCCTGGCATTTTCCGGCGGTCTGGATACGTCGGTAATCCTGAAGTGGCTGCAGGATACCTACCGGTGCGAAGTTGTCACCTTCACCGCTGACATTGGCCAGGGGGAGGAGGTGGAACCTGCCCGTGCAAAGGCGAAGCAGCTTGGCGTGAGGGAAATCTTCATCGACGACTTGCGCGAAGAATTCGTACGCGATTTCGTCTTTCCCATGTTTCGGGCCAATACCCTTTATGAAGGGGAGTACCTGCTCGGCACCAGCATCGCACGCCCGCTGATTGCCAAGCGCCAGATCGAAATCGCGCGAGAAACCGGTGCGGACGCCGTGTCGCACGGCGCGACCGGGAAAGGCAATGATCAGGTGCGCTTTGAACTCGGTTACTATGCGCTTCAACCGGATATCCGGGTGATTGCGCCGTGGCGCGAATGGGACCTTACATCCCGGGAAAAGCTTCTGAAATACGCGGAGCAGCACGGCATCCCGGTGGAAATGAAGAAAAAGGAAGGCTCTCCCTACAGTATGGATGCCAACCTTCTGCATATTTCGTATGAGGGACGTATTCTCGAAGACCCTGCGCAGGAGCCGGAAGAGTCGATGTGGCGGTGGAGTGTTTCGCCGGAAAAAGCTCCGGATAGTCCCGAATATCTCGACCTCGAATTCAGGCAGGGCGATATCGTTGCATTGGATGGGGAAGAGCTTTCGCCGGCGCGCCTGCTCGCCAGACTCAATGAACTGGGGGGCAAGCACGGGATAGGGCGCCTGGATCTGGTCGAAAACCGGTATGTCGGTATGAAGTCCCGCGGGTGCTACGAGACTCCCGGCGGCACGATCATGCTGCGTGCCCACCGGGCCATGGAGTCCATTACACTGGACCGTGAAGTCGCACATTTGAAAGACGAGCTTATGCCACGCTATGCCGAACTGATTTACAACGGCTATTGGTGGAGTCCCGAACGCAGAATGATGCAGACGATGATCGATGCGTCACAGGCGCATGTGAACGGCTGGGTGCGGGTGAAGCTCTACAAGGGTAATGTGATTGTCGTGGGGAGAGACTCGAAAACAGATTCGCTGTTTGATCCCCATATTGCAACCTTCGAGGATGACCAGGGTGCGTACAATCAGATGGATGCTGCCGGTTTCATCAAGTTGAATGCACTCAGGATGCGGATTGCCGCCAATTTAAGAAATCGCAAATAA